One bacterium genomic window, CGGACATTTCGGGCAAGGGGTTGGCGATCGGCATCGTTGCCGGCCGATTCAACGGAGCGGTGACCGACAAGCTTCTCCGGGCCGCGGAGACGGTGTTGGCCTCCAAGGGCGTGGCGAAGGTCGAGACGGTCCGGGTGCCGGGGGCGTTCGAAATCCCGGTGATGCTCCGTAAAATGGCGGCCCGGAGGCCCTTTGACGCCCTGATCGCGTTGGGCGCAGTCATCCGGGGCGGGACGCCGCACTTCGAATACGTCTGCGAGGGAGCGACCTACGGGGTGATGAAGGTGATGCTGGAAACCGGTGTTCCCGTTGCCTTCGGCGTGCTGACGACCGATACGATCCGCCAGGCGATGGAACGTTCCGGCGGAAGGCACGGAAACAAGGGGGCCGAGGCGGCCCTGGTGGCGATCGAAATGGCGAGGTTGGTGAAGCGTGGGTGATCGAAGGAAATCCAGAGAATTCGCCCTCCAGCTCCTCTACGAGATGGAGGTCAAGGGGGCGGACCCCAAGTCCGTCCTGGAGCGGGCCCATGAAGACGTCTCCGAGGAAGGGCGCAAGTTTGCGACGGATCTTCTCGATGGGACCTATCGGAATCGCAAGGAAATCGACGAATTGATCGAACGCCATTCGCTCCATTGGAAGATGGCCCGCATGGCGGTGGTGGACCGGAACATTCTCCGTCTCGCCGTCTACGAGCTCCTCTACCTCCACGACGTGCCGACCAGCGTGGTCTTGAACGAGGCGATTGAAATCGCGAAGAAGTTTGGTACAGAAGACTCAGGCGCCTTCATCAACGGGATTTTGGACAAGGTCGCCAAAGAGGTGAGAAAGGCGTGATCAATCTCGTTCTCTCCGCACTGCCCATCGACGAAGTCCCCGGACAAGTCACGCTCGCGACCTTCTTCGAGGACGTCCGCCCGCTTCGGGGCTCCACGAGCCTGATCGACTGGCGTTTGAACGGCCGTCTCTC contains:
- the ribH gene encoding 6,7-dimethyl-8-ribityllumazine synthase codes for the protein MKKSSGVRSDISGKGLAIGIVAGRFNGAVTDKLLRAAETVLASKGVAKVETVRVPGAFEIPVMLRKMAARRPFDALIALGAVIRGGTPHFEYVCEGATYGVMKVMLETGVPVAFGVLTTDTIRQAMERSGGRHGNKGAEAALVAIEMARLVKRG
- the nusB gene encoding transcription antitermination factor NusB, with the translated sequence MGDRRKSREFALQLLYEMEVKGADPKSVLERAHEDVSEEGRKFATDLLDGTYRNRKEIDELIERHSLHWKMARMAVVDRNILRLAVYELLYLHDVPTSVVLNEAIEIAKKFGTEDSGAFINGILDKVAKEVRKA